One window of the Entelurus aequoreus isolate RoL-2023_Sb linkage group LG18, RoL_Eaeq_v1.1, whole genome shotgun sequence genome contains the following:
- the si:zfos-323e3.4 gene encoding volume-regulated anion channel subunit LRRC8C: MIPVGEFRNIGIEQNSKYRVLKPWWDVFSEYLCVAMLMIGVFGCTLQLTQDKIACLPSPFTSPTPSAIDCSYIRNYADNETWMSLKPTNPVIREVLGRKNNLDIHQYVFINHYCYERFVHWYAKYFPYLVVIHTMMFMVASSFWFKFPGTSSKLDLFVTILGKCFDSPWTTRALSEVCEERGEEKLVILRRTTMSKDPSEKRTEEEETTLLPLVGSSKSNPEKKSLDSQSAPSVLDKKEGEQAKALFEKVKKLRTHVEEADILYIMYVLQTSLKVFKFLLIIIYTAALSPNIEIVVRCLVPPELTGFDIYCCNHNKAHLFSKLAYCYICFVAVYGILCIYTLYWQFHRPLRVYSFEHVRLETGINDIPDVKNDFAFLLHLVDQYDDLYAKRFAFFLSEVSESRLHQLNLNHEWTTKKLRARLSKNANDQLELHLLMLPGFPDTVYELMEMQSLKLEQVKSIMISASVAKLEKLRDLSLVYCQAKLQLPALKHLKDHLKVLRLWFEGLDEVPEWMYHLQRLEELHLNGPLATLDSLRNLKALTVLTMNSNLTKIPASIYDVALNLQHLSIYNEGNKLQAFSSLKKLTNLVSLELVGCELERIPSAVFSLSNLQELDLKENKLTTVEEILSLQHCHRLVTLRLWHNKITYIPDHISKLNTLETLDISWNKLKRIPSRLFYCTKLRHLDVSHNQITSIPAEVGILQGLQFFSAAFNSIEMLPEELYSCKRLNTLALGNNSLLFLSSKIANLLQLVRLEIKGNRLDALPVEIANCPLLTSNGIVAEDNLLQVLPLEMHRSLSSS, translated from the exons ATGATCCCAGTGGGAGAATTCCGGAACATCGGCATCGAGCAGAACTCCAAGTACCGGGTGCTCAAACCGTGGTGGGATGTTTTCTCCGAGTACCTGTGCGTCGCCATGCTCATGATTGGCGTCTTTGGGTGCACCTTGCAG CTCACCCAAGATAAGATCGCCTGCCTGCCAAGTCCCTTCACCAGTCCAACACCCAGTGCCATCGACTGCAGCTACATCCGGAACTACGCCGACAATGAGACGTGGATGAGTTTAAAACCTACCAATCCTGTCATACGGGAGGTGCTTGGCCGCAAGAACAACCTGGACATCCACCAGTATGTCTTCATCAACCACTATTGCTACGAGAGGTTTGTGCACTGGTATGCAAAGTACTTCCCGTACCTGGTGGTGATCCACACAATGATGTTCATGGTAGCTAGCAGCTTTTGGTTCAAGTTTCCCGGGACTTCCTCTAAACTCGACCTCTTTGTCACCATCCTGGGTAAGTGCTTCGACTCCCCCTGGACCACGAGGGCCTTGAGCGAAGTTTGCGAGGAACGAGGCGAGGAGAAACTGGTCATTTTGAGGAGGACGACCATGTCTAAAGATCCATCTGAGAAACGGACGGAAGAGGAGGAGACCACCTTGCTTCCTCTAGTTGGCTCTTCCAAGTCTAATCCAGAAAAAAAAAGTCTGGATTCTCAATCTGCTCCGTCGGTGCTAGATAAGAAGGAAGGAGAGCAGGCCAAAGCTCTGTTTGAGAAGGTGAAAAAGCTTAGAACTCATGTGGAGGAGGCAGACATATTGTACATCATGTATGTGCTGCAAACATCCCTCAAGGTCTTCAAGTTCCTTTTGATCATCATCTACACAGCAGCACTGTCTCCAAACATTGAGATTGTGGTTCGCTGCTTGGTTCCCCCTGAGCTGACAGGTTTTGACATTTATTGTTGTAACCACAACAAAGCTCATCTTTTCTCGAAACTGGCCTATTGCTACATCTGCTTTGTGGCTGTCTATGGCATCTTGTGCATCTATACGCTCTACTGGCAGTTCCACCGCCCCCTGAGGGTGTATTCCTTCGAGCATGTCAGGCTAGAGACGGGCATCAACGACATACCGGATGTAAAGAACGACTTTGCCTTTCTTCTTCACCTGGTGGACCAATACGATGACCTATACGCCAAAAGATTTGCTTTCTTTCTGTCCGAGGTCAGTGAGAGTCGCCTCCATCAGCTCAACCTCAACCATGAATGGACCACTAAGAAGCTGCGAGCCCGTCTCTCTAAAAACGCCAATGATCAACTGGAGCTCCACCTGTTAATGTTGCCGGGATTTCCCGACACGGTCTACGAGCTGATGGAAATGCAGTCTCTCAAATTGGAGCAAGTTAAAAGCATTATGATCTCGGCCAGTGTGGCTAAGCTAGAGAAACTTCGGGATTTGTCGCTGGTTTACTGCCAGGCGAAGCTCCAGCTGCCCGCCTTGAAACATCTCAAAGATCACCTGAAGGTCCTACGACTATGGTTTGAAGGTTTAGATGAGGTACCTGAGTGGATGTACCACCTGCAAAGACTTGAGGAGTTGCATCTGAATGGCCCATTAGCCACCCTGGACTCCCTTCGAAATCTTAAGGCCCTGACGGTACTTACCATGAACTCCAATCTTACAAAGATCCCAGCCAGCATCTATGATGTCGCCCTGAACCTGCAGCATTTGAGCATCTACAATGAAGGGAACAAGCTCCAAGCCTTCAGCAGCCTGAAGAAACTCACCAACTTGGTGTCCCTGGAGTTGGTGGGCTGCGAGCTGGAGCGCATTCCAAGCGCCGTGTTTAGCTTGAGCAATCTACAGGAGTTGGACCTCAAAGAAAACAAGCTGACCACAGTAGAGGAGATTCTGAGTCTGCAGCACTGCCATCGACTGGTGACGCTGAGGCTGTGGCACAACAAGATCACCTACATTCCAGATCACATCAGTAAGCTAAACACCTTGGAGACTCTGGACATCAGTTGGAATAAACTCAAAAGGATCCCCAGCCGGTTGTTCTACTGCACCAAGCTCAGGCACCTGGATGTCTCCCACAACCAGATCACCTCCATCCCGGCTGAGGTGGGCATCCTGCAGGGCCTGCAGTTCTTCTCTGCTGCTTTCAACTCGATAGAGATGCTACCTGAGGAGCTGTACTCTTGTAAAAGACTAAACACTCTGGCTCTTGGGAACAACTCCCTGCTCTTCCTGAGCTCCAAGATCGCAAATCTGCTCCAACTGGTCCGACTGGAGATTAAAGGAAACCGCCTGGATGCTCTGCCTGTGGAGATAGCAAACTGCCCCTTGTTGACTTCTAATGGGATTGTAGCGGAGGACAACCTGCTGCAGGTGTTGCCTTTAGAGATGCACAGAAGTCTGAGTAGTAGCTGA
- the keap1b gene encoding kelch-like ECH-associated protein 1B yields MSECLTECKALVTPSTRNGHRVLSYTLKSHTAAAFAIMNELRLDRQLCDVTLRVRYKDLEAVDFVAHKVVLASSSPVFRAMFTNGLKECGMEQVPIEGIHPRVMDRLIEFAYTASISVGEKCVIHVMNGAVMYQIDSVVKACCDFLVQQLDPSNAIGIASFAEQIGCTELHQKAREYIYMNFSEVATQEEFFNLTHCQLVTLISRDELNVRCESEVFQACEAWVRYDRENRRPYVQALLHAVRCHSLTPNFLKAQLQSLDWDPQCKDYLAQIFQDLTLHKPTKVNSCRTPKVPQLIYTAGGYFKQSLSYLEAYNPCTQDWLRLADLQVPRSGLAACVISGLFYAVGGRNNAPDGNMDSNALDCYNPMNNCWLPCAPMSVPRNRIGVGVIDCMIYAVGGSHGCIHHNSVERYDPERDQWQLVAPMLTRRIGVGVAVINRLLFAVGGFDGVSRLRSCECYNPEKDEWKTMASMNTTRSGAGVCALGNQIFVMGGYDGTNQLNTVECYNVETDTWSCAASMRHQRSALGVTALHGRIYVLGGYDGQTFLDSVECYDPEEDTWSEVTRMTSGRSGVGVAVTMEPCQNLLPRSPTPERENGGVVHHIQRHSTL; encoded by the exons GATCTGGAGGCTGTGGATTTTGTGGCTCACAAGGTGGTGCTGGCCTCGTCTTCGCCCGTCTTCAGGGCCATGTTCACCAACGGCCTGAAGGAGTGCGGCATGGAGCAGGTGCCCATCGAGGGCATCCACCCCAGG GTCATGGACCGACTGATAGAGTTTGCTTATACAGCCAGCATTTCAGTCGGAGAGAAGTGCGTGATCCACGTGATGAACGGCGCCGTCATGTACCAGATAGATAGCGTTGTGAAGGCCTGCTGTGACTTCCTTGTCCAACAGCTGGACCCCAGCAACGCCATTGGCATTGCCAGTTTTGCGGAGCAAATTGGCTGCACAGAGCTGCACCAGAAGGCCCGGGAATACATCTATATGAACTTCAGCGAG GTGGCGACCCAGGAGGAGTTCTTTAACTTGACTCACTGCCAGCTTGTGACCCTCATCAGCCGTGATGAGCTCAATGTCCGCTGTGAGTCTGAAGTCTTCCAGGCATGCGAGGCCTGGGTGCGTTACGATCGAGAGAACCGGCGGCCATATGTCCAGGCCTTACTCCACGCTGTCCGCTGCCATTCCTTGACTCCCAACTTCCTAAAAGCTCAGCTCCAGTCTCTGGACTGGGACCCCCAGTGTAAAGACTACCTTGCCCAGATCTTCCAGGACCTAACCCTGCACAAACCCACCAAGGTCAATTCTTGCCGAACCCCCAAGGTGCCACAGCTCATCTACACGGCCGGCGGCTACTTCAAGCAGTCCCTCAGCTACCTAGAAGCGTATAATCCTTGTACGCAGGACTGGCTAAGGCTAGCTGACCTGCAGGTACCTCGCAGTGGCCTAGCCGCCTGTGTCATCAGTGGGCTTTTTTACGCTGTGGGCGGGAGGAACAACGCCCCTGATGGCAACATGGACTCAAATGCGCTGGATTGCTACAACCCAATGAACAACTGCTGGTTGCCCTGTGCACCCATGAGCGTGCCCAGAAACCGAATAGGAGTAGGTGTCATCGACTGCATGATTTATGCAGTGGGCGGATCGCATGGGTGTATTCACCATAATAGTGTGGAGAG GTACGATCCAGAAAGGGACCAATGGCAGCTGGTAGCCCCTATGTTGACGCGGCGCATCGGTGTGGGCGTGGCGGTCATCAACCGGTTGCTCTTTGCTGTGGGCGGCTTTGACGGGGTCAGTCGACTCCGCTCGTGCGAGTGCTACAACCCAGAAAAGGACGAGTGGAAGACCATGGCCTCCATGAACACCACACGCTCTGGAGCGG GTGTATGCGCGCTGGGGAATCAAATTTTCGTGATGGGCGGCTATGATGGCACTAACCAGCTGAACACCGTGGAATGCTACAATGTAGAAACGGATACATGGAGCTGCGCTGCCTCTATGAGGCACCAACGCAGCGCTCTGGGAGTCACTGCGTTACATGGACGCATCTATGTGTTGG GCGGTTACGACGGCCAAACGTTCTTGGACAGCGTGGAGTGTTACGACCCCGAGGAGGACACTTGGTCAGAAGTGACGCGCATGACATCAGGACGTAGCGGTGTCGGCGTGGCCGTTACCATGGAGCCGTGCCAGAATCTCCTACCTCGGAGTCCTACACCCGAGCGGGAGAATGGTGGAGTCGTGCACCACATACAGCGACACAGTACACTGTAA